The following coding sequences are from one Alosa alosa isolate M-15738 ecotype Scorff River chromosome 3, AALO_Geno_1.1, whole genome shotgun sequence window:
- the sp3a gene encoding LOW QUALITY PROTEIN: transcription factor Sp3a (The sequence of the model RefSeq protein was modified relative to this genomic sequence to represent the inferred CDS: inserted 2 bases in 1 codon), whose protein sequence is MTAPEQPVKQEEMAALDVDSSQGDFLQQDGSRGDQDAPPSPLALLAATCSKIGSPSSEGDNGAAAVVTTTDLTSIQLTGTTERWEALTPTSVKEEPGIVHINTNTGLVTSNGQYVLPLQSLQSQPIFVTSGGDGSANAVPNIQYQVIPQIQTDGQLGFSTSTVDTSALGQDGVGQIQILPDGSQAISVSSSSDLLTNHQNLISQTGHVQQIQGVSLGSSAFSSQGQVVTNVPMGLPGNITFVPINSLDLDSLGLSGAQTIATGVTADGQLIMAGQPTDGSEKVGETITLAAGGDPNATQDMFVPTSSASATTTPSSAASHLPETIDGTGVLTQATAVSAGSEQVDASGLGDGYLQQQNQMQGIQVSSAQPIIQLQQVPLQSADGQVXKAQQNVQLINPGTFLIQAQTVTPSGQIQWQTFQVQGVQNLQNLQVQTAPATQQITLAPVQTLSLGQGATLGSSPVSIASGQIPNLQTVTVNSVAQAGIQFQQADETDSPGDIHIKEEPESEEWQLSSDSTLNTSDLSHLRVRLVDEDGEQLGQEGKRLRRVACTCPNCKEAGGRGSNMGKKKQHICHIPGCGKVYGKTSHLRAHLRWHSGERPFVCSWSFCGKRFTRSDELQRHRRTHTGEKKFVCPECSKRFMRSDHLAKHIKTHQNKKGTNSGGGGGAVVASADSTASSDSLITASGTTLILTNIPQGQQDVLSTTEIPLQLVTVSASEVME, encoded by the exons ATGACTg CCCCTGAACAGCCAGTGAAACAAGAGGAAATGGCTGCCTTAGACGTGGACAGCAGTCAAGGCGACTTTCTGCAGCAAGATGGTAGCAGAGGAGATCAG GACGCTCCGCCGTCACCGCTTGCTCTGCTGGCAGCTACCTGCAGCAAGATTGGGTCGCCATCGTCAGAGGGAGATAACGGTGCTGCCGCTGTAGTG ACGACAACAGACCTCACCTCCATCCAGTTAACAGGGACGACGGAGCGATGGGAGGCCTTAACCCCCACAAGTGTAAAAGAGGAGCCGGGCATCGTGCACATCAACACCAACACGGGACTCGTGACTTCTAACGGACAGTACGTGCTCCCACTTCAGAGCCTCCAGAGCCAGCCCATATTTGTGACGTCGGGCGGAGACGGCTCGGCCAACGCAGTGCCTAACATCCAGTACCAGGTGATCCCGCAGATCCAGACCGATGGGCAGCTGGGCTTCTCCACCTCCACGGTGGACACGTCCGCCCTGGGCCAGGACGGCGTGGGGCAGATCCAGATCCTGCCCGACGGCAGCCAGGCCATAAGTGTGTCGTCCTCCAGCGACCTCCTTACCAACCACCAGAACCTCATATCACAGACTGGCCATGTCCAGCAGATCCAGGGAGTGTCCCTGGGTAGCTCTGCCTTCAGCAGCCAAGGTCAGGTTGTCACTAATGTGCCTATGGGCTTGCCCGGGAACATCACCTTCGTCCCCATCAACAGCCTGGACCTGGACTCGTTAGGGCTGTCGGGGGCACAGACGATAGCCACGGGGGTCACTGCCGACGGACAGCTCATTATGGCAGGCCAGCCGACGGACGGCTCGGAGAAGGTGGGCGAGACCATCACACTGGCGGCCGGCGGTGACCCCAACGCCACCCAAGACATGTTTGTGCCTACGAGCTCCGCCTCGGCCACCACCACCCCGTCCTCCGCCGCCTCCCACCTGCCCGAGACGATAGACGGCACCGGGGTGCTGACGCAGGCCACTGCCGTCTCTGCTGGCTCAGAGCAGGTGGACGCCTCGGGCCTGGGCGACGGCTACCTGCAGCAGCAGAACCAGATGCAGGGCATCCAGGTGTCCTCGGCCCAGCCCATCATCCAGCTGCAGCAGGTGCCACTGCAGAGCGCCGACGGCCAGGT CAAGGCGCAGCAGAACGTGCAGCTCATCAACCCGGGCACCTTCCTCATCCAGGCCCAGACGGTGACGCCCAGCGGTCAGATCCAGTGGCAGACCTTCCAGGTGCAGGGCGTGCAGAACCTGCAGAACCTGCAGGTGCAGACGGCACCCGCCACGCAGCAGATCACGCTGGCGCCTGTGCAGACGCTCTCGCTGGGCCAGGGCGCCACGCTGGGGTCCAGTCCCGTCAGCATCGCCTCGGGGCAGATCCCCAACCTGCAGACGGTCACCGTCAACTCCGTGGCCCAGGCGGGCATCCAGTTCCAGCAGGCGGACGAGACAGACAGCCCTGGAG aCATCCACATCAAAGAGGAGCCGGAATCGGAGGAGTGGCAGCTGAGCAGCGACTCGACGCTCAATACCAGTGACCTGTCGCACCTGCGCGTGCGGCTGGTGGACGAGGACGGAGAGCAGCTGGGCCAGGAGGGCAAGAGGCTGCGCAGGGTGGCCTGCACCTGCCCTAACTGCAAGGAGGCGGGAGGGAG GGGCTCCAACATGGGCAAGAAGAAGCAGCACATCTGCCACATTCCGGGCTGTGGGAAGGTGTACGGCAAGACGTCTCACCTGCGCGCCCACCTGCGCTGGCACTCTGGGGAGCGCCCCTTTGTCTGTTCCTGGTCCTTCTGCGGCAAGAGGTTCACGCGCAGCGACGAGCTGCAGAGACACCGGaggacacacacag GAGAGAAGAAGTTTGTCTGTCCGGAGTGTTCCAAGCGCTTCATGCGCAGcgaccacctggccaagcacaTCAAGACGCACCAGAACAAGAAGGGCACGAACTCTGGCGGTGGGGGCGGCGCGGTGGTGGCCAGCGCCGACTCCACCGCCTCGTCGGACAGCCTGATCACGGCCAGCGGCACCACGCTCATCCTCACCAACATCCCGCAGGGCCAGCAGGACGTGCTCTCCACCACCGAGATCCCCCTGCAGCTCGTCACCGTCTCGGCCAGCGAGGTCATGGAGTGA